Proteins encoded in a region of the Haloarcula salinisoli genome:
- a CDS encoding vWA domain-containing protein has product MTGTQRQKLQAVFGALLLITVGPVSGLSAGGGALLGQAGNAGNQSLGAGNQPTAGGAGNQPTGGLSQISWNETTEPNASQLGELGNRSEPTQPYAVVTDQPTDPNDDGLYEDVNGDGQVNVVDADALRRHLDTTAVGANWSAYDFTGDNRTDVGDVQWLFNQTRDISVSDSDGDGLPDSYERNVTNTDPKSADSDDDGVIDGAEDWDGDNLTAYTEYRVGTDPRAVDTDGDGLNDTFELRRPGLDPTQKDTDDDGIPDPQDDADGDNLSVVNETRYNTTIGLEDTDRDGLDDGAEVNKYGTDPTDPDTDDDGIPDGKEVRLGTDPTEPDVTSEDGTYEFTETDNESGVSVTVRTAPENASQTTVEPVEPNVTQEFRESSMVRIEEGDAFQNATVTVPFDASGATNASNYAVYTWEAGSNETWQRVNSSVDLTNGTATATVDSFSYFSVFNVTNWEDTVNTDRTLDDENENESADEVTPVDLTFIIDESGSMSGSKIQSAKYAAKRFNNVLLSGDTAAVVGFDYSATIYQGLTSDRAKVNESIERLNAHGGTDTGDGIRKAIQVFEDGNDSDSIKEAILLADGKTGRGPDPVEEAQRAAEQNITINTVGIGDDVDTSELRSIADVTGGDYYETDNAADLPQVFGRIGDTVDNESRLNDSDGDGIPDAVEEADGLTMPAGPNAGQPIDLDPHSADTDDDGLSDGEEISINYDIVNTSSGTTVDITATAVRSNPSRADTDGDGLTDLEERREWTISVLDSHDDAKSFAEAADKENENENQYITNKTVSSSPLVSDTDADGLNDTREILLGTDPGDPDIDNDGQDDGEEVAHGYDPTLFDIRPPTVDISAAGYGSRTPDMSTIDPRKEGEPLNFYYVRGIADDQSGVASSTIIIDGEEFSNGGDPRFFDREIDAGVLGGIEEGLTVTKIRVRASDEHGNERLVLASSRSNGIVEAVKQGGGLDGLSHEKVFVLGTTTGISSGTGQLVGTVDSVVNSPVQTYQSVSNLSRYESLVKNADDIPGLLKESYQRQQQTANPYYRNGEIVDEGRYKDFRRGYYAGLIVFEVAASAAGSSAAAKAKNIKQVQKAASAAKATRAYKFYRAARKKAISAPASRVSSKITRSVTRRVDFDSPVVRKTMAGTRTVGRSVRTARYIADTPNRVLRGLNERGQRRLRAYYRGIRGKDGETDLDRLSGDSQTNFKNALEDVDGSGQTAAQLQRQLDSAEFNDVFSDDVPDDTRNSLLRAQRNGDVSADDIGTVSNRYKQLDDTQRQRLDTLIENRGPEHAKFAGDLDPETLQKWLTPECAVGGGSTLAVGAGAASGSSALGVTACTYDAEFADTVVESLDDTDIDRDEFVRRYENDIGDKATFREATKDLDAADRQELLRITTDVDREYASNIGSGVAEMRSSDAGSLEDFFAFDAGKSAQVRATVLQAVGDSDFDAVTPDRAYQFSDDVQALSSNPDVEGTSKVINEDLTSSNGYVNGNDNNVKGAMYEMRVANGKLVDKLDGDATLKLSYEPDIDFDSLSSEQISDISDETGIAESDIEESLGYGSSTDKNPEFDGFAIESENEMIYYEAKSGDVSTNDIQKKLAFLKGYERLNTDVDSSQLRLNSLEPRSSSKVTGTVWDYLNNKNFGNAEQFDWSRGT; this is encoded by the coding sequence ATGACAGGAACTCAGCGTCAGAAACTACAGGCCGTTTTCGGGGCATTGTTACTGATTACTGTCGGCCCGGTTTCGGGGCTGAGTGCCGGTGGCGGGGCGCTGCTGGGCCAGGCCGGCAACGCCGGCAATCAGTCGCTGGGCGCTGGTAACCAACCCACCGCAGGCGGCGCCGGGAATCAGCCCACCGGGGGCCTCTCCCAGATTTCGTGGAACGAGACAACGGAGCCAAACGCTAGCCAGCTCGGGGAGTTAGGGAATCGATCTGAGCCGACCCAGCCGTATGCAGTCGTCACCGATCAACCGACCGATCCAAACGACGACGGCTTGTACGAGGACGTCAACGGCGACGGACAGGTCAACGTCGTCGACGCCGACGCGTTGCGCCGACATCTCGACACGACCGCTGTCGGTGCCAACTGGAGTGCCTACGATTTCACCGGAGACAACCGCACCGACGTGGGAGACGTGCAGTGGTTGTTCAATCAGACGCGCGATATATCGGTCTCGGACAGCGACGGTGACGGGCTCCCAGATAGCTACGAGCGGAACGTCACGAATACCGACCCGAAAAGCGCTGACAGTGACGACGACGGGGTTATCGACGGGGCCGAAGACTGGGACGGCGACAATCTCACAGCCTACACGGAGTATCGAGTCGGGACCGATCCACGGGCGGTTGATACGGACGGTGACGGCCTCAACGACACGTTCGAACTCAGGCGACCAGGTCTGGATCCGACACAGAAGGATACAGACGACGACGGCATTCCCGACCCCCAGGACGACGCTGATGGAGACAACCTCTCTGTCGTCAACGAGACGAGATACAACACGACGATTGGCCTCGAAGATACCGACAGAGACGGACTGGATGACGGTGCCGAAGTCAACAAATACGGAACAGATCCGACGGACCCGGATACCGATGACGACGGTATCCCCGACGGAAAGGAGGTACGGCTCGGGACCGACCCGACCGAACCGGACGTAACCAGTGAGGACGGCACCTACGAGTTCACTGAGACCGACAACGAATCCGGCGTCTCCGTTACGGTCCGGACAGCACCAGAAAACGCCAGTCAAACGACGGTAGAGCCGGTCGAGCCGAACGTCACTCAGGAGTTCCGCGAGTCTTCGATGGTGCGGATCGAAGAGGGCGATGCCTTCCAGAACGCGACCGTCACGGTCCCGTTCGATGCGAGCGGCGCGACCAACGCCAGTAACTACGCTGTCTACACGTGGGAGGCCGGGAGCAACGAGACCTGGCAGCGCGTGAACAGCAGTGTCGACCTCACGAACGGGACCGCTACGGCGACCGTCGACTCGTTCTCGTATTTCTCCGTTTTCAACGTCACCAACTGGGAAGACACGGTTAATACCGACCGGACCCTCGATGACGAGAACGAAAACGAGTCGGCAGACGAGGTCACGCCGGTCGATCTGACCTTCATTATCGACGAGAGCGGCAGTATGTCCGGCTCGAAGATTCAGAGCGCGAAGTATGCGGCAAAACGATTCAACAACGTGTTGCTCTCCGGTGATACCGCCGCAGTCGTCGGGTTTGACTACTCTGCTACTATTTATCAGGGACTGACCTCCGACCGAGCAAAAGTCAACGAGAGTATCGAACGACTAAACGCTCATGGCGGGACTGATACAGGAGATGGTATCCGAAAAGCTATCCAGGTGTTCGAAGACGGAAACGATTCGGATAGCATCAAAGAAGCAATACTGCTTGCGGATGGAAAAACAGGCAGGGGCCCCGACCCTGTCGAAGAGGCCCAACGGGCAGCAGAGCAGAACATCACCATCAACACGGTCGGAATCGGTGACGACGTCGACACGTCCGAACTCCGTTCGATAGCTGATGTGACCGGCGGAGACTACTACGAGACCGATAACGCGGCCGACCTGCCCCAAGTGTTCGGCCGCATCGGGGACACCGTCGATAACGAAAGCCGGCTGAACGACTCCGACGGTGATGGGATTCCGGATGCAGTCGAAGAGGCCGACGGGCTCACGATGCCTGCCGGCCCCAATGCCGGCCAACCGATCGATTTAGACCCACATTCGGCAGACACCGACGATGACGGGTTGAGCGACGGCGAAGAAATCTCGATTAACTACGATATCGTCAACACTTCCTCGGGGACGACGGTCGACATCACGGCCACTGCGGTCCGGTCGAACCCATCCAGAGCCGACACGGACGGGGACGGCCTGACCGACCTAGAGGAGCGACGCGAGTGGACGATCAGCGTCCTCGATAGCCACGACGACGCCAAGAGCTTCGCCGAGGCCGCCGACAAAGAAAACGAGAACGAGAACCAGTACATCACCAACAAAACCGTCTCCTCGAGTCCGCTCGTCAGCGATACCGACGCCGACGGGCTCAACGATACCAGGGAAATTCTCCTCGGCACTGACCCCGGAGACCCCGACATCGACAACGACGGCCAGGACGACGGCGAGGAAGTTGCTCACGGATACGACCCGACGCTGTTCGACATCAGGCCGCCGACAGTCGACATCAGCGCCGCTGGCTACGGGTCCCGAACGCCGGATATGAGCACGATCGACCCACGAAAAGAGGGTGAGCCGCTCAACTTCTACTACGTTCGTGGCATTGCCGACGACCAGAGTGGTGTCGCCTCCTCGACGATAATCATCGACGGCGAAGAGTTCAGTAACGGCGGCGACCCACGCTTTTTCGACCGGGAGATAGACGCCGGTGTGCTGGGCGGTATCGAAGAAGGACTGACGGTCACAAAGATTCGGGTTCGAGCGAGCGACGAACACGGCAACGAGCGTCTCGTGCTGGCTTCGAGCCGGTCGAACGGTATCGTCGAAGCCGTCAAGCAGGGCGGCGGGCTGGACGGGCTCTCTCACGAGAAGGTCTTCGTCCTCGGGACGACAACAGGTATCAGTAGCGGGACCGGCCAGCTCGTCGGGACCGTCGATAGCGTCGTCAACAGCCCCGTCCAGACCTACCAGAGCGTCTCCAATCTCTCGCGGTACGAGAGCCTGGTCAAAAACGCCGATGACATCCCCGGGCTGCTCAAGGAGTCGTATCAGCGACAGCAACAGACGGCAAATCCCTACTATCGAAACGGCGAAATCGTCGACGAAGGCCGATATAAAGACTTCAGGCGGGGCTACTACGCCGGATTAATCGTCTTCGAGGTCGCCGCCTCGGCCGCCGGGAGCTCCGCTGCGGCCAAAGCCAAAAATATCAAACAGGTACAGAAAGCCGCCAGCGCGGCCAAGGCGACGCGAGCCTACAAATTCTACCGCGCGGCCCGGAAGAAGGCCATCAGCGCACCGGCCAGCCGCGTCAGCTCGAAGATTACCCGCAGCGTGACCAGACGCGTCGACTTCGACAGCCCCGTCGTCCGCAAGACCATGGCCGGCACCAGAACCGTCGGCCGCTCCGTGCGGACGGCTAGGTATATCGCCGACACGCCCAACCGCGTCCTGCGTGGCCTGAACGAACGCGGGCAGAGACGACTCCGGGCGTACTATCGCGGGATTCGTGGGAAAGACGGTGAGACCGACCTGGATAGACTCTCAGGCGATAGCCAGACCAATTTCAAGAACGCACTGGAAGATGTCGATGGCAGCGGGCAGACGGCCGCCCAGTTACAGCGACAGCTCGACTCAGCGGAGTTCAACGACGTATTCAGCGATGACGTCCCCGACGACACGCGCAACTCCTTGCTGCGGGCCCAGCGGAACGGCGATGTCTCGGCCGACGATATCGGCACCGTCTCAAACCGGTACAAGCAACTCGATGACACCCAGCGCCAGCGGCTCGATACCCTCATCGAAAACAGGGGGCCCGAACATGCCAAGTTCGCTGGCGACCTCGACCCCGAGACCCTCCAGAAGTGGCTGACCCCAGAGTGTGCCGTCGGCGGTGGCAGTACGCTCGCAGTTGGTGCCGGTGCCGCCAGCGGGTCGTCCGCGCTCGGAGTAACTGCGTGTACCTACGACGCTGAATTCGCGGATACCGTCGTCGAATCACTCGACGACACCGACATCGACCGTGACGAGTTCGTCAGGCGGTACGAGAACGATATCGGTGACAAGGCGACCTTCCGGGAAGCAACGAAAGATCTAGACGCCGCCGACCGGCAAGAGCTGCTCCGTATCACGACCGATGTCGATCGGGAGTACGCCTCGAACATCGGCAGCGGCGTCGCCGAGATGCGCTCGTCGGATGCCGGCAGTCTAGAGGACTTCTTCGCGTTCGACGCCGGGAAGTCGGCACAGGTTCGAGCAACAGTACTGCAAGCCGTGGGCGATAGCGACTTCGACGCTGTCACCCCAGATCGTGCATATCAGTTCTCGGACGACGTGCAGGCTCTCTCGTCGAACCCGGATGTCGAAGGTACCAGCAAGGTCATCAACGAGGACCTTACGTCGAGCAATGGCTACGTCAACGGCAACGACAACAACGTCAAGGGAGCCATGTACGAAATGCGCGTCGCGAACGGGAAACTGGTCGACAAACTCGATGGTGATGCGACTCTTAAACTCAGTTATGAACCCGACATCGACTTCGATTCACTCAGTAGCGAACAGATATCCGACATTTCGGACGAAACCGGTATTGCCGAGTCGGATATTGAAGAGTCGCTCGGTTACGGTTCCAGCACGGATAAAAATCCAGAATTCGACGGGTTCGCTATCGAAAGCGAGAACGAAATGATCTACTACGAAGCGAAGTCAGGAGATGTCAGCACCAACGACATACAGAAAAAGCTCGCGTTCCTGAAGGGGTACGAACGCCTCAACACCGACGTTGACTCATCACAGTTGCGGTTGAATAGCTTGGAGCCACGATCCAGCAGCAAGGTCACGGGAACAGTTTGGGACTATCTAAACAACAAAAACTTCGGAAACGCAGAACAGTTTGACTGGAGTAGAGGTACATGA